Proteins from a genomic interval of Methanoplanus endosymbiosus:
- a CDS encoding chemotaxis protein CheW encodes MEITDVVQFQIGNTLYALDIHLAREIVEMMPITPVPRAPDYIAGIINLRGEITNILNLNTLLGLENDNGKEDKKIIVLVPDAANGSNVGIIVDNVHSVLQVSEDRIENIDNSISSEAYVRGVIKTGNVEDNDENLVIWIDIAKILEDTLTEC; translated from the coding sequence ATGGAAATAACCGATGTTGTCCAGTTTCAGATTGGAAATACACTGTATGCACTTGACATTCACCTTGCAAGGGAGATTGTTGAGATGATGCCGATAACACCCGTGCCAAGAGCACCGGATTACATAGCCGGCATAATAAACCTGAGAGGTGAGATTACAAATATCTTAAATCTCAACACCCTGTTAGGCCTTGAAAACGACAATGGCAAAGAGGATAAGAAGATAATAGTTCTTGTACCTGATGCAGCCAATGGCTCAAATGTCGGGATAATTGTGGATAATGTTCACAGTGTCCTTCAGGTATCAGAAGACAGAATAGAAAATATAGACAATTCAATATCCAGTGAGGCATATGTAAGGGGAGTTATCAAAACCGGAAATGTGGAGGATAATGATGAAAACCTCGTCATATGGATTGACATTGCCAAAATCCTTGAGGATACTTTAACAGAGTGTTAA